The Pseudanabaena sp. PCC 6802 genomic interval GTGCCTACTCGTCAAAGTTTGCTTTTGGGTAGCGTACCGCTAGGAACGACAAAGCTGCTCTATATCGCACATGGCGAGGTGAGAGCGGGGGTAGATTTGAGCGCGATCGCGCCGCAAGACGTAACCGTAACTCCGAACAGCATTACGATCGCCCTGCCACCGCCTAAAATTTTAGACAGCAAGATCGATGTCAAGCGCTCCAGCGTGTACGAGTACGATCGCGGCTTTTTAGGTCTAGGGCCGGATGTGGGTCCCAATTTACAGACCCTTGCCCAGCAAGAAACCCTTCGTCGGATTGAGAAAGCTGCTTGCGATAACGGCATTTTGACTGCAGCAAATCAAAGAGCAGAGCTTGTGGTGAGTCAGTTAGTAAAGCTAACAGGTGATGCTAAAGTCACGGTCAAAACGCAAGCACCCACGGCGGGGTCATGTTCCTGAGGATATAGTCGCTAGGCGGGAACGCAACCAGCTAAAATAGCTTTTGTAGTCTTAAGTTTCTAAATTACGGGCATGAAAGACCTCGATCTCGAAAAAACAATTGACAAGCTCAATGAGATTATGGAGTTCGAGTTGTCGGGGGTAGTGCGCTACACGCATTATTCCTTGATGATTACTGGCCCTAATCGCATTCCCATCGTCACTTTTTTTAAAGCGCAGGCAAACGAGTCTTTACTCCATGCTCAGCTAGTTGGCGAAATTCTCACTGGTCTTGAGGGGCATCCCAGCCTCCGCATAACCCCTCTCGAAGAAACTAATACCCACTCTGTCAAGGCGATTTTGTCTGAGAGCTTATATCACGAGCGTCAGGCAGTACGTTTTTACAAAGAATTACTAGAAATCGTCCAGGATCGCAGTGTTTATCTCGAAGAGTTTGCCCGCAGCATGATCGGTAAAGAAGAGTTGCATAACCTGGAACTAAGGAAAATGCTCCGGGATTTTGGGGGCTGAACCGAACTTTAGCCACCAAAATAACTTAATTCGTCCACAACTAAGAAATTAAACTAATGACGGTTCGCGTTCGCATTGCCCCTAGCCCCACTGGTAATCTCCATATCGGCACGGCTCGAACAGCCCTATTTAACTGGCTGTATGCCCGTCGTCATGGCGGAAAATTCATTTTGCGTATCGAGGATACAGATCGCGAGCGATCGCGGGATGAATACACGCAAAATATCCTGAGCGGCTTAGCCTGGTTAGGTATTGACTTTGATGAGGGACCTTTTTATCAAACCCAACGCCTGGAACATTACAAAGAGGCGGTTCGTGCATTGCTGGATCGGGGTTTAGCTTACTTCTGCTATGCCAGTGCCGAAGAGCTAGAACAAATGCGAGCGGAGCAGAAAGCCAAGAAACAGGCTCCCCGCTACGATAATCGCCATCGCAACTTGACCTCCGAACAGCAGGCAGCGTACGTGGCAGAAGGTCGCCGACCCGTAGTGCGCTTCAAGATCGAGGAGCCGCGTGAAGTGACATGGCATGACATGGTACGCGGTGAGGTGACGTGGAATACCCGCGATCTGGGCGGCGATATGGTCATTGCCAGAACTGACGACCAGGGACAGGTTTCTCTACCGCTGTATAACTTTGCGGTCGTGATCGACGATATCGAAATGGATATCACCCATGTGATTAGAGGTGAAGATCACATTGCCAATACTGCCAAACAAATCTTGCTATATGAAGCAATGGGCGCAAGTATGCCAGAGTTTGCCCATTTGCCTCTAATCCTGAATAAGGATGGAGCTAAGATTTCCAAGCGCGACGGTGCCACATCTGTAGATGAATTCCGTGCTATGGGATACATACCTGAAGCATTTAATAACTACATGGTTTTATTGGGTTGGTCTAAGCCTGATGCCCAGGATATCTTTACCATGCAGGATGCAGCCCCCTTATTCGGCTTCGATCGCGTCAACAAAGCGGGCGCGAGATTTGACTGGGATAAGCTCAACTGGCTTAACAGTCAATACCTGCACGATATGCCCGTGGAGGATTTGTGCGATCGCCTGATTCCCTTTTGGCAGCAGGCAGGTTTCAATCGCGAGGTTGACTTTGCGGCAGAACGCGGTTGGCTATTGGAACTGGTAACGCTAATTGCCCCCAGCTTAACTCGTCTCACCGATGCCGTGGAGATGACACGCTTTTTATTCGAGTCCGAACTTAAATTTACGGATGCCGCGATCGCGGCTTTGCAACCGGAAGCGGTGAAGCCAGTCATTACAGCGCTATTGGGGCAGCTTAAAGATACTCCCGTACTGACTGCTGATGCCGCAAATAGCCTGATTCAAACGGTGACCAAATTGCAAAATGTCAAAAAAGGTATGGTGATGAAGCCATTGCGCTGCGCGCTTACCGGCGACGTTCGCGGCCCAGAGTTAATTCCATCATTCCTGTTATTACACCAACGCGGTTTGGCGATACCGCGCCTACAGCAAGCCTTGTCAATAACGTAGTTAAACGGATCGGGTAAATATGGACGCAAAACACGATGAAGTTAAACAAATTGCCTCGCAATTGCTAGCTGGGATGCTTGCCAATCCGCATATATATCCCAATATCAGCGATGAGGGAGGTAGAGGACAGCTAGAGCAAAATCTGATAGTTGTAGCGCTGGAGATGGCTGAAAGCTTAATCGAGCATGTTGAGAGCAAACATCAGCATTGAACGAATCTTTACGGTTAGCCTGCACGGTCGATACTAGGCCTTGGGGTATTCCCCGTACTTGAAGTCTGCCTGCGCGGACTTCAAGTACAAGGGGGTAATTAAACAGGATTTGGTATTACCAGTATTCTGTTGCCAATTGCTCGTCCAGGGTTTTGTCGGGTAGCTCGGGTGATTTGGCGGGTTCTTTAGCTGGCGCGTCTAGTGGGTTTTTCACTGGCGGCTTGTCTGCTGGTGGTTTTGGAGCTGTTGTGCCGCTATGTACGACTACAGGCGTGCCTACTGAAGCCCAATTAAATAACCATTTGGCATGGTCTAGCGCTACGTTCGTACAGCCATGGCTGACGGGCGTACCAAAATTACGATGCCAATAAGCTCCGTGGATGGCATAGCTGCCAGAGTAATACATGGTATTTGGTACGTCGGGTACGTCGTAGTCAGCTCCTTGCATCCTCGCGATCGATTGCTTTGTTTGAATGGCAAACGTACCGACTGGTGTTTCGTGTCCGGGCTTACCCGTAGATACAATCACAGCATATACGGGTTTATCGCCTTCCCAGGCAATTAAACGCTGCGAACCCAGTCTGATCTCGATCCATTTCTTATCTGATACCATTAGTTCTTTCATTGCCCGAGCAATCGTGTCAGACGGCTTGGATGGCTCGGCGATCGCGGGTATAACGCTGCTGAAGCTGGCTAAAAGGGCTGCCGTAGTGGCAAGCCCCCACCGCAGCAATAACGAGCCAGTAAAAATGGCTTTCATGGATCGACTTCTCCTCAGTTTATGTCAAAAGCTTCCTACCTCTATTTTGCGCAAAAATCGTTGGTAAATGTCAGAAATTTCAAGAAATCTCAATAAAAAGCCATGAAAGTTAAAGTGGGTTATGTTGCAACTGTGAGTCAAAACGTTACAGTAAGAGACTTGTAGACCATAACACCACATTTGTTAGAATTTCGTGGTGAGCTAGAGGCATTATTCGTAAATTAAGGAAAGTTCAACGTGAGTAAATTTAGTGCGATCGAGTCTATTAAGGCCCAGGAAATTCTCGATTCGAGGGGACGACCCACGATTGAAGCTGAGGTACGACTAGCTGGAGGTGCCATAGGCTTAGCCCAGGTTCCTAGTGGTGCTTCTACAGGTAGCTTTGAAGCCCATGAGTTGCGTGATGGCGAAAAGAGTCGCTACGGTGGCAAGGGCGTGCTAAAGGCGGTACGCAATGTCACGGAAAAGATTTTGCCAGAGCTGGTCGGTATGGACGCGCTCAACCAGGAAGCAATCGATCGCGTCATGATCCACCGCGATGGTTCGCCCAATAAATCCAATCTGGGCGCAAATGCCATTTTGGGCGTTTCTTTAGCTACAGCTAAAGCAGCAGCAGCAGCGGTGGGGTTACCCCTCTATCGCTATTTGGGCGGGCCGCTGGCTAACGTTCTACCAGTACCCTTGATGAACGTCCTGAATGGCGGTGCCCATGCCGATAACAATGTCGATATTCAGGAGTTTATGATCGTGCCCAGCGGTGCGCCTAGCTTTAGGGAAGCTCTGCGTTACGGGGCAGAGGTATTTACCGCCCTGCAATCCGTATTGCATGAAAAAGGACTGGTAACCAGCGTTGGTGATGAAGGTGGTTTTGCGCCGAACCTGGAATCCAATCAGGCAGCACTGGAATTATTGGTAGATGCGATCGCCAAGGCTGGCTATACACCGGGCAAAGATATCAGTTTGGCTCTGGATGTGGCATCAAACGAGTTATTTAACAACGGCAACTATACGTTTGATGGCAAGTCGCACTCTGCCTCTGCCACGATCGCCTATTACGAGCAGGCGATCGCCAAATACCCGATTGTATCGATCGAAGATGGCCTGCAAGAGGAAGACTGGGAAAATTGGCAAACCATGACCGGGAAGCTTACCAATACGCAGCTTGTCGGTGACGATCTATTCGTCACGAATAAGGAGCGTTTGGATCGAGGCATCCGTGAAGGCTGTGCCAATGCCATTCTGATTAAGCTCAATCAAATCGGCAGTCTTACGGAAACCCTAGAAGCGATCGCTACGGCGGACAGAAACAGCTATCGTTCTGTAATCAGCCATCGCTCTGGCGAAACTGAGGATACTACGATTGCAGATCTGGCTGTGGCGACGCGGGCAGGGCAAATCAAAACCGGATCGCTTTGCCGCAGCGAGCGCGTTGCTAAATACAATCGCTTGCTTCGCATTGAAGCGGAATTGGGCAGTCAGGCGGTTTATGCCGGTGCGGTTGGTCTAGGCCCGACTAAATAGTTCGATATCCCATCAAGAATTTGCGCGTATCATGCCTCCGCCTTGCTTAGATTGCGCTCCTCCTGACCTGTGCGCGATCGTGCTGGCGGGGGGGCGAAGTTCTCGTATGGGTCAAGATAAGGCTCTGATACCGATTAATGGCATTCCCTTACTGCAACGTACGTGCGATGTAGCAGCAGCCTGTTGCGATCGCGCGTACGTTGTTACAGGGCGATCGCAAGATTATCAACATCTGCCATTAGCACGGCAATGCCAATTTCTGAGCGAATCCAATCCAGAGGGGCCACTGGTTGGTTTTTACGTTGGTTTGCGCCAATTAGATACGCAAGCAGTCTTAACCAACTGCGATTGGATACTCTTACTTGCCTGCGATTTACCTAATCTACAAGCGAGCGAATTGCAAAGGTGGGCGAGTCAACTGCCCCAGCTATCAGAGACCGTAATGGCGTATCTTCCCAAATATTCTGCTTCTGGCACCAATCCATCCCATAAACAATGGGAACCGCTGTGTGGATTTTATCGTCGGGACTGTTTGCCTAGCCTCAAGGGATTTATCGCCGATGGTGGCAGGTCGTTTCAGCGATGGCTAGATCGCATTCAGGTTGCCGAAATTCTCAACGTAAATCCACTCGTACTATTTAACTGCAATACACCTCAAGATTTCTCAGAACTATAGCGGTTTTCAAATGAAAACGAGAAGGGGGGTTGGGGGCGTTGCCCCCAAGAAGGGGTTCCACCCCTTCACCCCGTCAATAAAACCTGTTCTCAATTAAAAACCGCTATATAGCGGTTTTCAGATCGGCGGTGAGTAGGGGGTGTGGGGGCACAGTCCCCACGCAGGGGTGGAGCTTTACGATGCAAACGTAATATCTTCAAATAGTTCCTCGATCGCGAATTTCAGATTAATGCTCTCCAACTCGATGACATCACCGGGTTCGTATGCTGTTAATTCCCATTTGCCGCGATCGTTCGGTCGATAGATATCCACTGCGATCGCTTCAGAACTAACTAAAACGTACTCCTTTAAGCTAGCTGAACGGCGATACAGCGCAAATTTATTGCCTCGATCGTAAGCTTCTGTACTAGAAGATAAAACTTCCACAATCAAGCAGGGGTAACTGAGGAATTTAGTATTGCTGCGATCGCGATCGTCGCAAGTCACGCTCAGATCGGGATAGAGAAACAAATCCAGGTTAAACACTTCTACCTTAGCATCAGAATTAAATACTTGACATCTTTTGCCGCGCAAATAATTGCTAACCAGAGCGATAAAATTAACTGCGATTTTACTATGGTTGAGAGTGCCGCCAGTCATGGCGTAGACTTCACCATAAACGTACTCATAACGCAGTTCTTGTTTCTCTTCCCACTCCAAATATTCAGCGGGTGTAAATCTGTGCGAATAGTCAGAGGCAGCAACCATAAGCTATCTTTCATTACTTCCTAGAAAATATTTTAGCATTTGGAACTGTTCTCACCCTCCGGTGTCGGTTAACTTGATGACCAATTTCGATTAATCCGATTAGATTTGGGTGGCAGCATATTTGGGTTTACGTGTTACTATTTCTTGGGGCTATTCAGGATAAAGCGCATGCAAAAACTATCTCGATCGCATTTAACTCTAATAACCATGTTGTGCCTTTCCTTCGGCGCAGTTGCACCTGTTAGCCAGGTGCAAGCAAAGGATAAGTCGGAAGTTTCCCCCGATATTGTCGTACCCAGTGTGGAAGAGAGCGCGCCAGCCACCACTACGCCAAGCGCTCCTCAAGTATCCGAGCCTGCTCCTGCTGTGGATGCGATCGCTCCTCCAGAGCCGCAAGCACCAGCCCAGGTCGAAGTTCAGACTACTCAAGAAGTTAAGTCCAGCCCCGTACGCTCCGAACCCATCACAGTTGAGGTACAGTCTCGGACGAGTAAGCCAGACGTTGCTATATCTACGCCCAAATCCTCGCCAGAGCGCGTGGATATTATTATGGAAAGCCGTAATTCTGGTTGCCGATCTGTAGTTAGCAGTACCAGGAATTTGCAACCCGATCTGTGCGCGCCACAGATCGATCGCAGAGATTACCAAGCGATCGCCACTCACCCCAGTTTTGTCTACGAATCATCCTCGGGCTTTAGGACAGAGGTGCGGCAACTCACCCCCCGTGAAATTAAAGCCATGAGTCGGCCCAGTAATGGCGACAAGCGGATGCAGTTTCCGCTGGCGATTCCAGCTTTTATCAGCTCTTCGTTTGGGTTTCGCATCCACCCCATCACCGGACAAGGACGGTTTCACCAGGGTACAGATATCGCCGCTGCGGAAGGCACGCCCGTACTGGCTGCCTACAGCGGTAGGGTAGAAGTAGCAGGCTGGCTTGGCGGTTATGGCTATGTGGTAGCGATCGGTCACAGCGACACCCACGAAACCCGTTACGCTCATTTATCAGAAGTCCTGGTGAAGCCCGGTCAATACGTTAAACAGGGCACGGTAATCGGTTTAGTTGGCAGCACGGGGTTTTCCACTGGTCCCCACTTACACTTCGAGCTATGGGAAAGAAGAAAAGACGATTGGGTAGTCGTCGATCCTACCGACCAACTCGTTTTAGCTTTAGATGAACTGAATCGCTATCTTGCGCAGCTAGTTAAGTCAACCGCCAAGGGTTAATTTGACTTACTGCGGCCTTGCTGTATATTGATACAGGATTAGTGCCGCTGGAATAGCCGATCGAGTCAGGCATCTTGAGAATACCTATAGCAATTAGAAAATTCATTTTAAAGCCTTCTGGAACCACCTAGGAGGCTTTTGAGCTATAATGGTATAGTGTTTTGACGTTAGAGACTAAATAAACCTCAGAACGAATTTTTGGAGTTATTTCATCCATGCCAGAAACAATGACCGAGACCTACACCGCCGAGCAGATTCAGGTATTAGAGGGTATAGAGCACGTTCGCAAGCGCCCTGGTATGTACATCGGCTCTACAGGTCCCAAAGGCTTACACCATCTTGTCTTTGAAGTTGTCGATAACAGTGTTGACGAAGCTTTAGGGGGGCATTGCGATTTAATTACTGTCGATCTTTTAGAGGATGGCTCGGTAACAGTTAAGGATAACGGGCGGGGGATTCCTACTGATATTCACCCCAAAACTGGTAAGTCGGCTCTAGAAACTGTAATGACCGTATTGGGGGCGGGGGGCAAGTTCGGCGGCGAAAGCGGCTATAAGGTTTCGGGAGGCTTGCATGGCGTAGGGGTTTCTGTGGTTAATGCCCTATCAGAATGGGTGGAAGTTAAGGTCTGGCGGCAGAACAAGGTACACGAGCAGCGCTACGAACGGGGCGTACCCGTCGGCGACTTGAAAATTAGCAAAGCCGAGCCAGGCAGTCGGGGTACGCAAGTTACGTTTAAGCCAGATCCTCAGATTTTCCAAACCGATACCACTTTTGACTTTATGACGCTGGCCGGGCGCTTAAGGGAGTTAGCGTACTTAAATGCTGGGGTCAAAATTCAGTTTAGCGATCGCCGCAGTGAGGAACCAAGGATAGAAATCTATCACTACGATGGCGGCATCCGCGAGTACGTCACGTACATGACCCATGAAAAGGAACCGATTCACCCTGACATTATCTATGTCAAAGGGGAACGGGACAACGTGCAGGTAGAAGTAGCGCTGCAATGGTGTTCCGATGCTTTTAATGACAATATTCTGGGGTTTGCCAATAATATCCGCACGGTTGACGGCGGTACGCACCTGGAGGGCTTGAAAACGGTCCTGACGCGCACGCTCAACAGTACGGCGCGCAAGTTAAAGAAACTGAAAGAAAACGATTCCAACTTAGCGGGTGAAAACGTTCGCGAAGGTCTGACAGCCGTAATTTCTGTCAAAGTACCGGAGCCGGAGTTTGAAGGCCAAACTAAAACCAAGCTTGGGAATACGGAAGTACGCGGGATAGTAGATTCGTTTGTGGGCGAAGTTCTGAATGAATATCTCGAATTCCATCCCACTGTAGCAACTTCCATTCTCGACAAAGCAATCCAGGCTTTTAACGCCGCCGAAGCCGCTCGTCGCGCTCGCGAACTCGTCCGCCGCAAATCTGCATTGGAATCTTCCACCTTGCCCGGAAAGCTTGCTGACTGTAGCTCTCGCGACCCCCGCGAATCTGAAATCTTCATCGTTGAGGGCGATTCTGCAGGGGGTTCGGCAAAGCAAGGGCGCGATCGCCATTTCCAAGCGATTCTGCCTTTGCGCGGTAAAGTTCTCAATATTGAGAAAGCGGATGATAGCAAAATCTATAAGAATAACGAAATTCAAGCCCTGATTACGGGCTTGGGTATGGGCATTCGCGGCGAGGAGTTCAGTATCTCTCAACTGCGCTATCACAAAATTATTCTGCTGGCAGATGCGGACGTTGATGGGGCGCACATTCGCACGCTGCTGTTAACCTTCTTCTATCGCTATCAGCGCGAGCTTGTCGATCAAGGCTATATCTACATCGGTTGCCCTCCACTTTATAAAGTGGAACGCGGCAAGAACGCACAGTATTGCTACAGCGATCGCGACTTGCAAGCCCTGCTTGCCACTTTCCCCGCCAACGCCAACTACAATATCCAGCGCTTCAAAGGTTTGGGCGAAATGATGCCGCAGCAGCTTTGGGATACAACGATGAATCCCGCTACGCGCACCCTCAAGCAAATTACAATTGAAGATGCCGCCGAAGCCGATCGCATATTTACGATTTTGATGGGCGATCGCGTCGCACCGCGCCGCGAATTTATTGAAACCTACGGGCCTAAACTCAATCTCACAGATCTGGATATTTAGGAAAGGAACAATCTAGATTACGTCGATGCGATCGCATCGGAAATCTCTGGCCTGACTATTTTGCCCGCTCCTTAGTTTGCTAGGATAATGGTAGTAATATAGTGAAACTTAGAGATGTTGTTGAGCGTTTGGAGATCGATCCACGTAAACTCACAGACTATGCTTTGAATCCTGATAACCCGGTTGGGGCAGATAAAGCTTTGATGTTTCTTCGTCGTCTAGGATATACCAAGAGCAATTTTGAAATGCTCTTACAACAAATTCAATCTCAGGCTCTGAATGCTGAGGCAATTCTCACCCAAACGGATGCGCACGGACAGAGGTATCGGGTAGATCTGGAAATTACTGGTGTAGAAAACCAGCGAGAAGTTGTTCGCACAGGCTGGATTGTAGAACCTGATGCAGATTTTGCAAGATTGGTCACTTTGTTTGTAAAAAAGTAAATTATGGTAAAGCCCAAACTGTTTGATGTAATTGAGTTATTAAGAAATCTTCCTGAGACAAGCCTACAGGCAGGCTATCGGGGAGCGATCGTAGATATATATGCGGACGGACAGTATGAAGTAGAGTTCAGCAATGAAGCAGGTGAAACGCTAGCCCTTGTAACTTTATTTGCAGATCAGTTCATTGTAGTTTGGCGGTCAGCAACCAAAACTTGGGTGCCAATTGCAGAAAAAATCGAAGCTTTGGTGGCAGGTCTACCAGAAGATATTCGTGAAGAGGTTTTCGATTTTGCGCGGTTTATGTATAGTCGCAAATCAACTGTGCCCCATAGCTAGCAGAGATTTAGCGATCGCTTTGCTAGGATAATGGCAATAATAGCGATCGCAGTGCAAAGGAGGTGTAGCTCTATGACTCTGGCGACAAAGAAGAAATTAACGTTTGAGGAATATCTAGCCTATGACGACGGTACGGATACGCGGTACGAGCTGGTGAATGGGGAGTTAGTTGCCATGCCTGCGGAAAGCGACTTGAATCAGCGGATTGGTATGTTCCTACTCACCTGCTTTGCACAAATGGGTATACCCTTTTACTGTTTGCGCATGGGGTTAGAGATCGCGGTAATGGGAATGCGGACAATGGTGCGAATTCCCGATCTAGTAGTTTTGTCTGAAGACCTGGCAGAAGCTTTAAAAGGAGCATCCCGCGCGATCGTGTTGCCAGATATGCCACCGCCGCGTTTAGTAGTCGAAGTGGTATCGCCAGGCCAGGAAAGTATAGACCGCGATTATCGCTATAAACGTTCCGAGTATGCCGCAAGGGGAATTGATGAGTATTGGATCGTCGATCCGGGGCAACAAATAGTAACGGTGCTGACATTGGTAAGCGGACTGTACGAAGCGCAGGAATTTCGAGGGGGCGATCGCTTGTCTTCGCCAACGTTTCCAGAGTTAGCGCTGACTGCCGCACAAATTATAGAATCGGGTAGTTGAAATAGTGGTTCGATCGAGGCTGTATCGAGCATGACAAAGACGGGAGGTTTAGCTCTATGACTCTGGCGACAAAGAAGAAATTAACGTTTGAGGAATATCTAGCCTATGACGATGGTACGGATACGCGGTACGAGTTGGTGAATGGGGAGTTAGTTGCAATGCCACCGGAATCACGGCTGAATGCTCGGATTGCCATGTTTTTAATTTCTGTGTTCCTCAAATTCGTGCCATTTCGCCTGCTCTGCTGTAAAGATACGGAAATCGAAGTTAACGGTAGATTTGCCCAAACTCGTCTGCCCGATATCATGATTCTGTCGGAAGAATTGGATGAGGTTTTGGGAGATGCTCGCAGCACGATTACTCGCGATATGCCGCCGCCTCGCCTGGTTGTCGAAGTGGTATCGCCAGGACAGGAAAGCATAGATCGCGATTATCGCTATAAACGCTCTGAGTATGCCGCAAGGGGAATTGATGAGTATTGGATAGTCGATCCGGGGCAGCAAATGGTAACGGTGCTGACATTGGTAAGCGGACTATACGAAGCGCAGGAATTTCGAGGGGGCGATCGCTTGTCTTCGCCAACTTTTCCGGAGTTAGAGCTGACTGCCGCGCAAATTATAGGGGCGGGCGGTTGATGGGGTCTGATCGCCTGGATATGGCCGGATGGGGGTTGGGTTTGGCAAAAGTTGTGAAGTTAAAACTGTCCCAGAAACTTAACTTCGGGTTCGAGGAGCAGCGACCACTTCTCCTGGACGCGCTCCTGGATATAACCGATCAAGCGGGCAATATCGCTGGCGGTCGCGCCACCGCGATTGACGATGAAGTTAGCGTGGAGTTGCGCCACTTGCGCGTTACCAATCTGATATCCCTTCAGTCCCGTTTGTTCGATTAACCACGCCGCTGCCTTGGGATAAGGGTTGCGAAATACACTACCACAGCTAGGCAAATGATAGGGCTGAGTGGCATGTCTGGCTCTCAAATGCTCTTCCGTCGATGCCTTGATCTTTTCCGGATCGAAACCAGGTTTTAATTGCAAAGTTGCACCTGTAACAATGCTGCTGCCACCTTGCAAAACTGAGGTGCGGTAGCTGAATCCTAATGCGTCGGGTTTAAGGGCATAGGCTGCGCCATTGGCTGACATCATTTGTGCTTCTAGCAGCACATCCGCCGCACAGCCTCCCTGTGCGCCCGCATTCATCACAACCAGACCGCCAACCGTGCCAGGAATGCCCACTGCCCATTCAAATCCCGACCAGCCCCTGGCGGCTGCTAGCGTAGCCAGCCGCGCTACAGGTTCGCCAGCCGCAGCAGTAAGTCGCCCAGTGCGATCGTCAAACTCGATGCCGCGCAGATGGCGCAGGCAAATTACCAACCCTGACAACCCCCGATCGCCGATCAAGAGATTGCTACCCGCACCGAGAAATGTTAGCGGTAATTGCCGATCGCTACCCCACATCAAGCCGTCGCGCAGATCGTCAATGGAATGAGGATCGAGAAACCACTCTGCCTTACCGCCTACTTTAAACGAGGTCATATTCGCTAAGGAAACTGAGGCGCGAATCTTGGTGTCAGGGGTGGAATCGGCAATCATTTTCGTAAGGGGTTGGGTGATAGGGGTTGGGTGATATCGCAGGGGTTTAGCATTTGCCTGTTAATCTCTGCCTTAAGCGAAAATATTTGTTACAAATGCTAAACCCGTACAGGGGTTGGGTAATTCTAAGACTGTACGTAGCAGTTTGCCATTGCTTCAATTGTAGGTGCAATAATTCCGTTGAGGTTGCCAGCACCTAAAAATAGAGCTAGATCGCCAGATTTAAGCTGTTTAGTCAGAAAAGACTGTACTGCCACTAAGGTCGGACGATAATGTACGTTAGGGTGATGCTGGGCGATCGCCTCGGCCACTTGCTCGCCAGTAATGCCATCCTGATTTGGCTCGCCCGCAGCGTAGATATCTGTTACTACCACAGTATCCGCATCTGTAAATGCTGTAGCAAACTCAGATAGAAACCTGACGGTGCGACTGTAGCGGTGAGGTTGGAAGATAGCTACAACTTGCTTATGTTCCTGCTGTCTGGCAGAGACCAGCGTTGCTCTAATTTCGCTGGGGTGATGGGCGTAGTCATCCACAAAAATAATGCCATCATGCTTGCCTTTAACCTCAAAGCGACGACCAGCACCGACAAACTCTGGTAATGCAGCTTGAATTACAGGCCAATCTATACCGATGTGGCGGCATACAGCGATCGCGGCTAAGGCATTGGCAAGATTGTGAGAGCCTAGCAAACCCATCTCAATTTCGCCTGACGGCTTGCCTTTTTCTAGAATCATTGCCCTAGTTGCATCTGAATCGTACCTAACTTTAGTGGCACTATAGTCAGCGCTGGTGTCGTTCAAACTGTAAGTAATCTGAGGTTGCAGGTGCTGCTTGATATTAGCGCAGTCAGTACAGGCAACTACAACTTGGCAGCGATCGGTAAATATTTGAAATGTGGATATAACTTGTTCTAGGCTGTGGTAGTGATCGGGGTGATCTAACTCGATGTTAGTGACTACACCCAAGTAAGGAGAGAACTTAACCAGAGAACCATCTGACTCGTCGGCTTCCGCGACCAGGTATTCTCCTTGACCTAGTCTGGCGTTGCCCTGCCAGTCCTGCACTTCACCACCTATGACAATTGTGGGGTCA includes:
- the murC gene encoding UDP-N-acetylmuramate--L-alanine ligase; translated protein: MVNLVNFSGKPFHFIGIGGIGMSALAHILVRQGHQVSGSDLSENRITDRLKQMGVEVYRGHCADNINAISRPQIICSTAISQQNPEFQAAKALGLPILHRSDVLAALIDQFKSIAVSGTHGKTTTSSLISFLLLRAGVDPTIVIGGEVQDWQGNARLGQGEYLVAEADESDGSLVKFSPYLGVVTNIELDHPDHYHSLEQVISTFQIFTDRCQVVVACTDCANIKQHLQPQITYSLNDTSADYSATKVRYDSDATRAMILEKGKPSGEIEMGLLGSHNLANALAAIAVCRHIGIDWPVIQAALPEFVGAGRRFEVKGKHDGIIFVDDYAHHPSEIRATLVSARQQEHKQVVAIFQPHRYSRTVRFLSEFATAFTDADTVVVTDIYAAGEPNQDGITGEQVAEAIAQHHPNVHYRPTLVAVQSFLTKQLKSGDLALFLGAGNLNGIIAPTIEAMANCYVQS